From Heliangelus exortis chromosome W unlocalized genomic scaffold, bHelExo1.hap1 SUPER_W_unloc_2, whole genome shotgun sequence, the proteins below share one genomic window:
- the LOC139790580 gene encoding olfactory receptor 14A16-like → MSNSSSIRQFLLLAFADRRELQLLHFWLFLGIYLAALLGNGLIITTIACDHHLHTPMYFFLLNLSLLDLGSISTTLPKAMANSLWDNTDISYKACAAQVFFFFFFITAEFYLLTIMSYDRSVAICKPLHYGTLLGSRACVHMAAAAWGTGFLTALLHTANTFSLALCQGNALDQFFCEIPQILKLSCSHSYLREIWVVVIGCCFGFGCFVFIVVSYVEIFRAVLRIPSEQGRHKAFSTCLPHLAVVSLFISTGIFAYLKPPSISSPSLDLVVAVLYSVVPPAVNPLIYSMRNQELKGAVRKLKTGIFLK, encoded by the coding sequence ATGTCtaacagcagctccatcaggcagttcctcctcctggcatttgcagacaggcgggagctgcagctcttgcacttctggctcttcctgggcatctacctggctgccctcctgggcaacggcctcatcatcaccaccatcgcctgtgaccaccacctccacacccccatgtacttcttcctcctcaacctctccctcctcgacctgggatccatctccaccactctgcccaaagccatggccaatTCACTCTGGGACAACACGGACATCTCCTACAAGGCATGTGCTGCAcaggtctttttctttttcttcttcatcacaGCAGAGTTTTATCTCCTGACGATCATGTCCTACGACCGCTCCgtggccatctgcaaacccctgcactacgggaccctcctgggcagcagagcttgtgtccacatggcagcagctgcctggggcactgggtttctcactgctctgctgcacacagccaatacattttccctggccctctgccagggcaatgccctggaccagttcttctgtgaaatcccccagatcctcaagctctcctgctcacactcctaCCTCAGGGAAATTTGGGTTGTGGTTATAGGTTGCTGTTTTGGatttggctgttttgttttcatcgtGGTGTCCTatgtggagatcttcagggctgtgctgaggatcccctctgagcagggaaggcacaaagccttttccacgtgcctccctcacctggccGTGGTCTCCCTGTTCATCAGCACTGGCATCTTTGCCTACCTGAAgcccccctccatctcctccccatccctggacctGGTGGTGGCAGTTCTGTACTCggtggttcctccagcagtgaaccccctcatctacagcatgaggaacCAAGAGCTCAAGGGTGCTGTGAGGAAACTCAAAACAGGAATTTTTCTCAAGTAA
- the LOC139790582 gene encoding olfactory receptor 14A16-like → MSNSSSIRQFLLLAFADRRELQLLHFWLFLGIYLAALLGNGLIITTIACDHHLHTPMYFFLLNLSLLDLGSISTTLPKAMTNSLWDSTDISYNGCAAQVFFFFFFITAEFYLLTIMSYDRSVAIWKPLHYGTLLGSRACVHMAAAAWGTGFLTALLHTANTFSLPLCQGNALDQFFCEIPQILKLSCSHSYLREIWVVVIGCCLAFGCFVFIVVSYVEIFRAVLRIPSEQGRHKAFSTCLPHLAVVSLFISTGIFAYLKPPSISSPSLDLVVAVLYSVVPPAVNPLIYSMRNQELKGAVRKLTTGIFLK, encoded by the coding sequence ATGTCtaacagcagctccatcaggcagttcctcctcctggcatttgcagacaggcgggagctgcagctcttgcacttctggctcttcctgggcatctacctggctgccctcctgggcaacggcctcatcatcaccaccatcgcctgtgaccaccacctccacacccccatgtacttcttcctcctcaacctctccctcctcgacctgggatccatctccaccactctgcccaaagccatgaCCAATTCCCTCTGGGACAGCACGGACATCTCCTACAATGGATGTGCTGCAcaggtctttttctttttcttcttcatcacaGCTGAGTTTTATCTCCTGACCATCATGTCCTACGACCGCTCCGTGGCCATCTGGAAACCCCTGCACTacgggaccctcctgggcagcagagcttgtgtccacatggcagcagctgcctggggcactgggtttctcactgctctgctgcacacagccaatacattttccctgcccctctgccagggcaatgccctggaccagttcttctgtgaaatcccccagatcctcaagctctcctgctcacactcctaCCTCAGGGAAATTTGGGTTGTGGTTATAGGTTGCTGTTTAGcttttggctgttttgttttcatcgtGGTATCCTatgtggagatcttcagggctgtgctgaggatcccctctgagcagggaaggcacaaagccttttccacgtgcctccctcacctggccGTGGTCTCCCTGTTCATCAGCACTGGCATCTTTGCCTACCTGAAGCCCCCGtccatctcctccccatccctggacctGGTGGTGGCAGTTCTGTACTCAgtggttcctccagcagtgaaccccctcatctacagcatgaggaacCAAGAGCTCAAGGGTGCTGTTAGGAAACTCACAACAGGAATTTTTCTCAAGTAA